The genome window TGGAGACCATGGGTCCTCCTGAACAGGGCCACTTCCCTGCAAAGTCTTCACCCAAGACGGTGTCCCAAGGCctggtcctggccccagggaTGGATCCGCAGGAGTAACACATCCAGGGACAGGTCTCAGGCAAGGGCCCGAGTGGCTCTCCCGTGTCCTTCAGAGACTGCAGGCTGCACACAGTGACCTTGACCTTAGCAGCCCACACCCCAGCCCTGGTCTGAAGGCTGGAGGGTACCCAGTGAGGAGCAGAGTGGGAGCCATGCCTGGCCTCCTAGCCTGGGGACCCCGGCACCACCACCACCCAGGGGTGGTCGAGGGTATATCCCTGAGGGGGACAGAGAGCTGACTCTGGGGAGGCCTGACTGGGGAAGGCCACTGACAGGCAAGATGCTTCACAGCGGAACTTGGCCTAGCTCCAGATGAGGATCAGCCGTAAGGGGAGAAATAACAAAAGGGTCCCTGGAGAGCACCGCCCCTTCTCTAGCCTGGCTCAGCCTCAGGGTCGAGGGCAGGTGACTTTGCACAAAGGGCTGCTCTCAAGCCGCCTTCTCACCCAAGCAGGGAGACAAGGCAGGGACTTCCTGGAGGCTGAGCACTTCGCTTTTGCCTctggtttgttttctctttgacgAGAGGCCTGAACCCTGGTCTGAGAGGTTGTGGGAGCTCAGCTTCAACAAGCCAAGGCAGGGGTCAGGAAGAGAGCTGCAAGAGCTGCGCCCAGGAAGCAGAAGGGGCCCTCAGGAGCcgaagggcagggaggggcagatgGACAGATGCCCAAGGCTGGCCTGCAAGGTGGAAGGCACACAGCAGGACGCCAAGCCGGCAGCCTCCAGGGTCAGAGGTCATCGAAGGGGCGTGGGTATTTCCAAAGGACACTTGTAAGAGCACAGAAATGCAACACCCCTGCCTCAGGGACACTAGACAGCAACGCTCCTGGGGCTCCCATCCCTGCACCCCTCGGGAGGGAGGTGCAGCGCACAGCCCTGGCCACATGGAGACGCTGCGTTGGGTATCCACTGGGTGGTGCTGAGGCTGCCCTGATGGGAATATGAATCCTGAGTATATGGTGGGCTGGAGCCTAGCCCCCAGCGGATTTCTCAGCTTTGGACCACAGCCCTGCCCTACCTGAGCCACGTGCCCACGcaaacacacagtcacacatacaCACGTGCACAGGTGTGCATACACAAACACACGGGTGCTCAGAGAGCACACAGCTGTGGAAGCAGGCCTGGGCTTCTGCCCCAGATCCCCTGCTCACTCCCATCTTGGGCAAATGCCTATATGGGCCCAGCTCCGCGTTCTGAAGCCAGCACCCTCGGGCAGGCCCAGCCCCTCATGGCCACTCCTGGCCACCAGCAAGTGCAGCCAACCGGGAAGGGAGCAAGTGCTGAGCACGCCAGCACGCGGGAGAGTCACCCCATGTCCCCTGGCAGTCCGCAGTGCAGGAGGCACCTCCAAAAGAGGCGCGGCCCCGCCCTGCACCTGCCCACTCACCTCGAGGAGGAATGGCAGCACTGGGATGAAGGTGCCGGTGCTCTCCGAGAGCAGCGTCAGGGTGcgcacacagtgcatgcgcagcGGGTAGAAGCGGGCGGTGGGGACCAGCCTGGGGCACAGGAAGCGGCAGTGAGCAGAGGCCCCAGCCTGAGACCACCCTCCAAACCAGCCTCATTCTCCTGACCCAGCTGccactgcccctccccacccaggggGCTCCAGCCTCAGAAGAACCCCTCCCTATCACCTGTCAGGGCCAGGGGCCACCCTGCCCTACTGAAGTCCCGCCGCACTTCAAGCCCACCTCCTGGGCTCAGGAGGGTGGGGGCATGCCCACCCAGGGTTTGACCTAATCCCACCTTAACTGTGGGGGTGCTGTTTCTTCAGGCCTTTGCTTCCTCCTGCTCCCCACTTGCATGGCTCCCCCTTCAGGAGCCCAGGAGTGACCCTCCTGGCTGCTAGGACTCCTCCATTCTCTACTCCCAGACACACCATGCCACACCCACCGACCAGGAACACCAGGCTGATACACCCAAACTCCCTCCAGACTAACTGGGCACCCTCTACCCAGCATCCCCTAGAATACATGTGCTGCACCCAGCAGTTGCCCCGACCTGGGGCATTCTCTAGTGCAGGGTCCTGGGCTATCAGGGGCACTGCCCAGGCCCGCCTGGCCTCCAGGACCCCTCCCTGTGTAACCCTGACCTTCAGAGAAGCTTCCTATAACCTAGTCCCCAGATGCCCTGTGTACACTGGCCCTGACCCCATACAGTCTGAGTAACCTGGCTCTGTCTTCCTTTGGGGACCCTGCCTACCCAACTCACTTGATGCAGCCGATGACAACCTGGGAGAGAGGGTATATCAGGGGCTGCAGGGCTTCGCTGGGATGGATAGTGCTGAGGACGCGGCCCCACAGGCAGAGGCAGTGCACAAATTGCCAGTTGTACACTGACTGGTAGGTCTCCTGGGCAGAGTGAAGGCCACGTCTGGTCACCCCAGATATATCTCGGGAGGGCCCAGTTCCCATCAACCACTGTGCGCACAGGGTCCCAGCCTGCCAACCCCCTAATCCTACCCACTGGCCCTCAGAgctgcccccaccctccacctactcccacagcccccaccaACATGCTGGGTGGTCCCTCCCAAGAGACAAGGGCTTCCGGGATGCCCCAGACCCTTTGCTGGGGCAGGCTCCTAGCCGGCGCACACCTTCTTCCGTGTGGTCATGGCATTGCGCAGGTGGACAGCGAGCTGGCGGATGTACAGGAAGGCGTGTTGGTAGGCAACACCTGTGTCCAGGGCAAGCAGCTCTGTCAAGGTCCGCTGCATGAAGCTGATGAGGGGCAGGGCACTGGGGGAGGTGAACTTGCAGTTCCTCACGTACGTGATGTACATTTGCTGCCGGAAAGACCTGGTCAGAGCCGTGTCCGACTCCGATGTACCACCAGAAACCTGGACCTTTCCCCTGCAGCCCGCCTGAGCCTGCTGCAGACCCCTGCCCCTGCTCAGCACCTGCTCCCCGGGCCCCCACTGCTGCTCATCCTCCTCAGGGGGGTGCCCGCTACTTGGGGCACAGAGTCTGCAGTGCAGAAAGGAGAGGTCCAGGTACGTGGAAGGGCAGGTACCAAGGAAGGGCGAGCCACAACGTGAACACCCAGGGGATGGGCGAGGGGACCCTGAGGGACTGGAGGCAGAAAGGCTGGGAAGCCCTGCTGAGGCCAGGCCTATAAAGGGGGGACCAGAGGGTTCCTGTGTGGAGCAAGCCACACCAGGCCACACCAGAGCTGGGCAGCAGGGTCCTTGTCCCTCGCCATACCCAGTGTCCTTACCCACGGAAAGAAAAGCTATACAGAGCAGCCCACATGGAGCTCCAGGGGGCCAAGGGCTGCCATTCCTCATTCCCGACCCCATCCCCCACTTCCCAGAGAGGAGACCATGCCGAGGGCCCAGTTCTGCCCTGAACCACAGTGCCAGCATGGGGTGCCGACCAGAGGCAGCTTGCCCCGTCCTCAGGCAGACCCTCTGCCTAGAGCAGACTCGGGGGCACTACAAGCAAGAGGCCCCAGACCTGCTACCTTGAGGACGGGGCTCAGGAGCACATCCTTCCTGTGCCGGCACACTCTGACGAGGACCAGGAAGGCCAGCACACGCAGCGTCTCCTCGCCGGTGCTCCACAGGGCCACCATCCTCTGCAGAGGGTGAGACACCACTCCTGCCCCAGGTGCCCCAAGCCCTCTGGAGGCTCCTggggtcctgcagggagaaagcCCTTCCCCTCACACCTCAACGGGAGCCATGGGTTAGAACTCTGTTAAGGAGAAACAAAAGCATACGCAGAACACACCCCCGCCCCCCAGGGCACAGCACCCAGAAAATCACCTCTGGCAAGGGGTGGGGACATGGCTGAGGGCAGCTACATGCCCCCAATCACGCCACCACCGGGAGGGCCCGCGCACCTTGAGCAGTATGCGGCACTGCTTGGGGAAGGTCAGGTAGTAGAGCACAGAGCTGCTGATGTGCCGGAGGACGGCAGCTGCCACTGTCACCTCTGCTACACAGGCCAccagctggggaggcaggaggggttgGTATGGGCAGGGACCGTCAGTCCAGGACACAGGAACGGTGGGACCACTGGGCATGGCCAGGCCACCCCCCCAGCCAGAAATGCACCTGTGTGACTGAGCTCAGGTAAGCCTTGACATCCAGCCGGAGCCTCCCCCACCGTGGGCTGGCAGACGGCTGCGGCACCCTGCAGAGAGGGGACCACACCACCTGCGTGAGCCATGCTGCCCAAACATGAGCCACTGGGTGTGAAAAATGTCCCATCAGTGCAGTGTCCAAGACACGGGGCACAGGGGCCTGAGGGAGACCCCAACCCATTTCTCCCCATGCGAACTTCAGGGAACCCAAACAGCAGGACCAACACAGGATGGACCAGGACGCCCTGAGGTGCCCAAAATGATGCCTGAGGAGGCACGACCCCAGGCCCCATAGGCCACCCCACCTGGCTAGAGGGCCGAGAACAACCATCATCTTTGTCTGAGCTGGCCGTGACCCCCAGTCTGACCCCCAGTCCCCAGAGGGACGCCCAGCCTCCAACTCCCTCCCGCAGACCTCAGGCACGCAGGGCGCCCTCCCTCCCTGAAGTCTGACCCAGGCTATCACAGGCTGGTTTTCTCTGGCCCATACATGCTCTTCAAAAGCCAAGCCATCCACATTTATGACTTAGCTTCACCAAAAATCCAGACTCTGGCCTCTTTTGAAAACCTGAAAGACCTGGCTGTCGTGGCTGACATTCCTGAAGTTTCTCAGAATGCAGCACACAGTACATGCTCATTGAAACTTGCTGAAACATATGACAGAATAAAGGGCAGGAGCCCCTGAAAGCCTCCCCATCAGCTGACACCAGCTGTCCTGCACCCGTAGCCAGCGGCCCTGGCCCAGGAGGCAAGGCCACCCACTTTCTCCCCATCAGAAGCCTGGCCCATGCCAGCACCACTCACTCAGtgcctgtcccctcctcccctcagCTTCCCCACCCCTTCAGACAGGGTCTCCTCCCCATGGCAACTCCCCCCTGGTACAGCAGTCCTTTCCTGATGGCCACCACCAGACCCAGGTACTGCCATCTCCGAGCCCACTGcttcccccagctccccagaCCCCTTCCTagagatttctttcttcttcaaaagGTATCTGGGGTGAGTCTGGCCCTCCAGGCCTCTACTGCCTCCAGGTTATGTGGCTGCATGGCCCTCCCAGCCACAAAGTGACCCAGATTCTTCCAAATGTCTGCCgttcttctctcctctctgaagACCTATCACAGGCTTCTCAGCACAAGCTGCCTCTAACAAGCTAACGCTCTCAGATCCAGCAGCCATGAGGCCCCAGCCTGCAGACAGATCCACACGCCTTCTACAGAACACGGGCAAGGGCAGTGAGCAAGTTACCCATCTAGAGAGAAGAGAAACCTGGCAACGTGGGGGCGCAGAGCTAAGCACACACTCTGTGGCACCAGAGAAATTCTAGTCAGAGAATTTCCTTTTTCAGAAAGGAGAGataggaataagggtggggaccCCAAAATGGCCTGAGTACCCTGCTTCCCAGGAGCCCTGCAAAGAGTCTGGCTCTGCCTCAACAGCCCTCTGCGCCAGCTGGATCTCGAGGGGGTGCCAGGTCACAAGGCCTCTGCCCTCCCCGGTGCACAGCCCTGACCATGTCCCCGCCATCCTACCCTCTTCCTCTTACCTGCCGTTCTCCTTTGGGACTTTTCCAAACAGCAGCTTCTGGAGGCAGCCAAGGAGGTCTCTGGTGCAGAAGGTGACCAGAGCATTGAATGCTGCAAGGAGGAGACCGCAGGTGCCACTCACAGGACAGAAGATGGAATGGAGGGCATGCACCCTGGGTCCCCTcgccccagctcaccagcactATCTGTGACCTGGAATCTCCTGGCCTCGGAAACTTCTTGGTCTCCTTGGGTGGTGGCTACAGCTGCTCGAAACGCCTGCACAACTTCGTGGAACAGCTTTGGAGTAAGGTGCTGCTAATAGGGCAAGAAGACCCAGAATGTCGATGGCACAGCCATGGTGACGGACACAGGAGCCTGCTCTTTGACAGAAAGGCACTGCTCGCTCACATTCTCAGATACAGAGCAGAAGTGGGAGCAGGGCCACTGAGCCACGTGCAAGGAACAAAAAGAGCAGAGTCCTGAATCCTTCCAGAACGGCAGGGAGCCTGGCTCAGAGACCATGGGGGAGGGGCGGAGGGTCCCAGATGTGCAATGGCCAGCTCCAAGTGGTACCACAGCAAGACCCTTGGAAGAAGGGCCCTGGCTCTACCAACTGCAAAGGCACAGAGACTACATCCTGCTTACAATGGATGCTGGGGAACAGGAAGCCCAAGAGAGAAACTGAGAGGAAGGGAGCAGTCAGAGGCCCCAGAATCTCTGACTAAAAGAGAATGTAATCCCGGAGTCTCCAGTGCACCTTGTAATAAGCCTCTTTTGTGCTGAACAGGAGACCAGTGCTCAGAGATGGGCTCCTCCCACTTGCAAAGCCCCAGGGAACTGAAATGAGGTGGGGAAAGAATCCTAAGGGGGGCTGTCCATCTACCCACCCTATGCCACTTCTTACCTTTGCCGCCTGCTTCCACCTGTCAACCATGGCGAGGGTCACAGGGGCCAAGtccctcttcttcccttttgGTCCTCTGGGGACGTTGTCCTCATCGTCTTCACCTTCCCCCTCCTCACTCACTTCCTGCACCAGACACAGAGGGCTGGGCTAGAGCAGGACGCAGAGGCCACAGGGGTGCCCCTGCGCTCTGCCCGACTCTGCCCAGGCCCTCACTTCCAGCACATCTGGCAAAGAGTGGAGCTGCTCCTCTTCATCCTCGGAGCTGTCTGAGTCACTGAAGTTCAGCAGGCTCTGGTCATTCTCCTGGAGGAACCTGTAGAACTCTGGGTCTTTGTCTTTCAGCCGAGAGAGCTGGTCCTTGTGCTCTGACGCACGGCCTTTATGCTGCCTGAGAAGGTGAGAGGTCATCAGGTCCAATGGGCAGGCACAGCCATGGGGGTTGAGCGGGTGTGAGTTTTTCCCTATCCTTCATGCTGTCAACTTGCCAGCCTCCTCAGAGAAACTACCTGGCTTAGCCTGCTCCCTCCACAGCCACTACCACCCATCAGCAGCAGGATTTCCAGGGTAAGTTTTCGACAgctctctccccaaccccaaaCTCACACACCCAACAGCTTCTCCATCCGTACGTCTCAACACGGGCAGTCTAAACCCAACACCTAAGGCGCTAAACTTGTGCTTCCCACAAACTTGTTCTGCCCATACCAGCTATACCTCAATTATAACTACCTATCCAGGTAAGAAATAATCTGTCATTCACTCCCACcatacaatgtcatgtcatctcaTCAGGAAAACCTTCTAAACCCCTCACGCCTCCTCTCAAACCAGCACCACCTCTCAATTCTCTACATTACTAAAGTGGTCTCCTCGCGCCTCCATCCCTCCGGCCTACACCTGTTCTGCACACAACCACCCAGGGAACCGTTATGTGTCCCATGCCAATACTTCACCACTCAAAACCCAGAGATAACTGTCCGTTTCCCTGGGATGCCTCCCCCGGCCCCTCCCCATCTGTCCAGGTTCATCTCCCGCCAGTctccccctccttctccaccCAAGGCCTGCTCCCACTTGGCCTTTGCGGGACCTGCCTCCTTGAAACGCGGAAACGCTTGCCCTCTGCCAGCACGGCTTACTGCCTCAGGGCTTTGCCCGATCACCACCTCCTCAGATGGCCTTCTCCACGCCACTCAGCTCAGCCGCAGGCGCCCCCAGCTATGCTCCCTGACCCTCCAACCCCTTCTGCTTCTCCTTTGTGTCCACTTACACACTGCGACTCACCCAAGACTGAGCAAACTCTCCTAGGGCAGAAAGGGCCCGGCATGTTACCCACGCGCCGCGATCATATAAAGAAAGGCCTGGCACAGAAGCAAGCACTCATTACATGCGGCACGAAAGGATGAAGGGGCCGGAGGCCCCCAAGGGCAGCTCCCTCGTGGGGCGGTGGGCGGGGCGACGACGGGGGTTCCGCTCACACACGTCCCGTGGGAGCCGCTCCACTCACCTGGCCGAGGGGCTCCCGACCGGCCTATCCGGGCTCCACGCGGCTCCACATGCGGCCCGCGGCTCCGCTTCGAGGACTCCTTCGGGCTCCGATTCGGACTCGGTATCAAAGCCCGAGGCCAGGAACTCGTCCACCGTCAGTTCCGCCAGACGCCTGCGGGTCATGACTCTCAGCCAGCCTGGCGTGACCCAGCCCCGCCGCCCCAGGAACGCGGAGCGGCGCGAGGAGAGCCCCCCTGGACAAAGCGCCCCGCAAGGAGGCTGAATCGGTCCTCAGATCGCCACTTACCGCTTGCGGCCCCGCGCCGCCGCCATGACCGCCAGCCCGCAGCGTGCGTCCCACTTCCGGCCCCAGAATACCTTGCACTGCCCGCACTTCCTTCGGActggccccgcccctgccccgccCCGTCGCGCGCGGCCAGGCGGCTCTACGGTTCTCCGACCGTGGCTCCGGTGGCATCCAGGCGGGAGGGCACGTTCGCATCGTCCTTGCTGAGGGCGGCGCTGGTGGCACGCGGGATGCGGGTCCTGTCTTAAGCCAGGTTCAGTCACGGCTCCAGCACGCGACGCCGGGTACCAGGCGTAGAGCTAGGGCATCGGCAGGACCACAGAGGCAGGTATTCCACGTGCCGCTCACGAGTCGGTATCCTCCGTGAGCGGCGGTGGTGATCTATGGACCTGGGCCAGACCGGACCGGGGGTCACGGCAGTCCCTCATCCCCGCCCACAGCCTCCCCGGGACTGTGTAAACACGCGCCGGTTAGGATGTCAGTTCATCTGCAGCAGACAAATGCATCCCCGGGGAAAACGCGATAGAAAGGACTCCTATTCAAAGAGCTCTTCAAGTCAATAAAAGGCTGATGGAATAGTAGAAGCGGCTATGCTATAGGGGGGCAGTTCGCCAAAAGACAAATGACGCCCTGGTAGCCAGGCCTGTCCCGCCCAGACCACTGAGAGACGCTTCCATTTCCGTGGACAGCCCTCCGCGCTCCTGTGCTGGTGGGAGGGAGCCAAACGATAAACAGATCCGCGCGCTGTTATTGAAGACAGTTTGGCCAGATAAACCTGAAAGTGCTAGGCCTGATACTTCAGTCCAGCGAGAGCTCCGCCGGGAATTCACCAGAGTATACATCTGCCTAAGTCCATAACACGGGACGGGGCAGGGGTAGCCACATTCCCTCTGCCCTTCCCGTGGGGACAGCCAGTAGGTACAAAAGCCTCTCCGGGGCTGGAAAGTTGCCCTTGGGAAGAAAGAAGTTAGGGAAGCCAGCCTACGATCTCCTTCCCTCCCCGCAACCCGCCTAGGGCGCCGGTCCGTGGTTCTGGACCATCAGATCCCACGACAGGGCATGCCACAGCCCGGGGGAGCCGGCGAGCACCAGGCAGGACCCCCAGGACGTGTGGCACTCCCCCGCACCAGCCGCCCCGCAGCCAGCGTCCAGATCAAGGCCTGGTACTTGACGGAAAGGAGCGGGTTTGCGGAGCGACAACAGCAAAGACCAGACGGACAAAGTGGCCTGCCTGGAGTCACACAGAGGGGAAGGCGGGGTGCGGCCTGGGACAGCACGTAGGGCCGCTGGTCCTCATCAAGCTTACGGGGTGCTAACGGGGTCGGGAGTTGGGGGGCAAGGAAGGTCCGGGAGGCTTCTTGGACACAGGCAGCGGGCGGGGCCCGGAGTGCGTCCTGGAGGAGTTGGCAGGCGTGGCGCGCGTGACTGGGAGGATTTGAGGGCTACGTTGTTGTGTCCCCGAAGCGCGCGGGAGTGCAGGAGGCGGGGCGGGCGGCGCCGAGAAACAGCGGCTGCGGGCAGGCGGCGGGAGCCTGGGACGCGGTGCTGGCCGCCACCGCCGAGCAGTCCTCCAGCAGTCGTGCGTCCGACTGTCTGCGCGTCCTCCGCGGGTCGGCGGCGGGTCCCGCGGCCGAGCCCATGCAGCCGCGCAGCGAGTGCCCGGCCGGCAGGACGCAAAGCCCGGAGAACGGCAGCCCGGAGCCCGGGCCCGacacgccgccgccgccgccgccgccgccgccgccgccgccccagCCTCCGGCGTGAGTGGGCCAAGGGCCCCCGATTGTGAGCAGGGCCGAGGGCCGAATGGGTccgggaaggaaggaggggccGGAGGGGCGCGCGGCGACCCTGGCAGGCTGCCCGGAGGGGGCGGCCTCGGCCCCGGGCAAGCTCGGCCAGCCCGGGGAGGGGCCGGCGCCTCACCCCCGTCCTCGGTGTGTCCCGCGCGCCCAGCTACGCGGGACAGGGCGTCCAGAGGCGGCTGCCCCGAGGCTCTGTCCTCCCTCGCCGCTCTTGAGTTCCGACTGGGGCGCTCAAAGACTCAGGCAGCTAGTCTGCAGGGTGGGGGGCGGCAGAGGTGAAGCGGCCGCTTCGGAGGGTCAGGTGAGGTCACGCCTGCTGGCGGGGCAGGAGTGCGCTTCAGAGCCGCCGACAGCGTTGCCGCTTTCACTTTGTGCATTTCCTGTGAGCCCAGCCGATGCTGAGAACACTGGGCTCCAACGGGGGCACGGGAAGGGTGGCCGGCAACGACCAGAGGAGAGCCTGCACCCTAGGAGGGCAGCGGCAGCCGGGTTCTCACGGGGGCCTCAGGCTGGGGGAACCTGGGTAGAGGAGAATGTGATGTCTGCAGAACTGTGGTGGCAGAGGACACTGCACAGGGTCAAAGGCTGGCTTCAGATGCCTGGTATGCACTCGTGCTGGGAGCAGGTGCCGAGTGGAGTCTCCCTGGGCTCCAGGCATTCTCCCTGAAGGGAGGGAGCAGAGTGGGGTGGGGCCTAGGCAGCCTAGGAGGTCCTAGGGGCCTCTGGGCCTTGATGGAAGCCACCTATGAGCTGCTGCGGGGAGGATGGCTTCCTGGGTGCCCGGCCTTGCCCAGGGTCTCAGGGGTGGGTAAGCAGCTCCCTGCAGAGCACATCCTGACCTGCTGTCCCTCTGCAGCCCTGAGCCAGAGCGTTCCCGCGCCCGGCAGGCCCGGCCCACTGCCCCCATGGAGGGTGCCCTGCAGCTGCTGAGCCGAGATGGCCACACTGTGTCCCACAACTCCAAGCGGCACTACCACGACGCCTTTGTGGCCATGAGCCGCATGCGGCAGCGCGGCCTGCTGTGTGACATCGTCTTGCATGTGGCAGCCAAGGAGATCCGAGCGCACAAAGTGGTGCTGGCCTCCTGCAGCCCCTACTTCCACGCCATGTTCACAAGCAAGTATTGCCCCTTCAGCCTGGGCCCTCGGGATGCTCTGTGGGTCTCCCACGACAGGGAGCAAGTCTGACCCGCTGTCCCCACAGATGAGATGAGTGAGAGCCGCCAGACACACGTGACGTTGCATGACATCGACCCCCAGGCTCTGGACCAGCTGGTGCAGTTTGCGTACACGGCCGAGATTGTGGTGGGCGAAGGCAACGTGCAGGTAAGGCCGCCTCACCCTTCACGTCCCACGCCTCTGCAGGCCTCGTGCTTCAGCTGTCCTCATGTCCCCCTGTCCTCCTGTCCCTCTCCTGTCTCTCAGTTCCTCACACCCACGTCTCTGGCCCTCTGCCCCAACTTGCCCCACAGACCCTGCTCCCAGCTGCCAGCCTCCTGCAGCTGAATGGCGTTCGCGACGCCTGTTGCAAGTTCCTACTGAGTCAGCTTGACCCCTCCAACTGTCTGGGCATCCGGGGCTTCGCTGACACGCACTCATGCAGCGACCTGCTCAAGGCAGCACACAGGTACGTGCTGCAGCACTTCGTGGACGTGGCCAAGACGGAGGAGTTCATGCTATTGCCTCTGAAGCAGGTAACATGCCAGCCAGGGTGCAGCCTCAGCCCTGACCGAGTCCCTGGACTCCAGATCAAACCCTTGGACCCCTGCCTCCATCATCTGGGCCTTATTCCCAGCCTCTGACTCACTTCTATCTCCACTGTTCTTCCCCTGGGTTCCCTTGCTCTGTTCCCATTTTCTGACCTCACCCAAGCCTTCCGCCTTTGACCCTATGACCCCTTCCTGTTCTGACCACATCCCTGCCTACTCCCCCAAGTACCTGTTTGTACATCCCCAGTATTGCTCTGGACCTAGTCCCTTAGGAACTGGAACTGTGGCTCCCCAGCCTACTTGGCTCCTCCTCATAGGAACACTGGGGCCCCCATTGTACTCTCCCTCCCAGGCACCTTCAGGGGTCTCTGGGCCCCCAGACCCTTCCCAGATCTCAGGCCTGAGGGTCCCCATCCCCAGGTGCTGGAACTGGTCTCTAGTGACAGCCTGAACGTGCCTTCGGAGGAGGACGTCTACCGGGCTGTCCTGAGCTGGGTCAAGCACGATGTGGATGCTCGAAGGCAGCATGTCCCACGGGTGAGGCCAATCCCTGGGGCTGCCACCATGTCTGGGGGGACTCAGTAGCTGGGAACCTGGGTGTGCCTGGGTCCTTCCATGTTCAGAGACAtgccccccactgccctccccaaCAGGGGGGATGCAGACACGTGTCTTGGGAAGGACCCAGAGTATCTGAGGGTGTTCTCGGGCCCAGGGCCTGCCACCTGACTGTGGCACCCCTGCACCCCAGCTGATGAAGTGTGTGCGCCTGCCCCTACTGAGCCGGGACTTCCTGCTGGGCCATGTGGATGCTGAGAGCCTCGTGAGGCACCACCCTGATTGCAAGGACCTGCTCATTGAGGCCCTCAAGTTCCACCTGCTGCCCGAGCAGAGGGGCGTTCTGGGCACTAGCCGCACACGGCCCCGGCGCTGCGAGGGCGCCGGTCCTGTGCTCTTTGCCGTGGGTACGCCCACCTGTCCTGCCTCTCAtgcccctgctctgtgccttcTCTCCATGAGTCCAGCACAAGCCCACCCCACCCTACCTGGTCACATCCAGTCACATCCAGCGCCCACCCCACAACTGCTCCTCTGTGCTCTTCTGACCCCATACAGTATGACACATTCACCAACCTCCATCCCCAACCACTCTGGAACCCCCATGTCATTGACTTTGAGCTGTGCTAAAGTCCCCTAGCCCATTGCCT of Manis javanica isolate MJ-LG chromosome 4, MJ_LKY, whole genome shotgun sequence contains these proteins:
- the KLHL17 gene encoding kelch-like protein 17 isoform X3 — translated: MQPRSECPAGRTQSPENGSPEPGPDTPPPPPPPPPPPPQPPAPEPERSRARQARPTAPMEGALQLLSRDGHTVSHNSKRHYHDAFVAMSRMRQRGLLCDIVLHVAAKEIRAHKVVLASCSPYFHAMFTNEMSESRQTHVTLHDIDPQALDQLVQFAYTAEIVVGEGNVQTLLPAASLLQLNGVRDACCKFLLSQLDPSNCLGIRGFADTHSCSDLLKAAHRYVLQHFVDVAKTEEFMLLPLKQVLELVSSDSLNVPSEEDVYRAVLSWVKHDVDARRQHVPRLMKCVRLPLLSRDFLLGHVDAESLVRHHPDCKDLLIEALKFHLLPEQRGVLGTSRTRPRRCEGAGPVLFAVGGGSLFAIHGDCEAYDTRADRWHVVASMSTRRARVGVAAVGNHLYAVGGYDGTSDLATVESYNPVTNTWQPEVSMGTRRSCLGVASLHGLLYAAGGYDGASCLNSAERYDPLTGTWTSVAAMSTRRRYVRVAMLDGHLFAVGGYDSSSHLATVEKYEPQVNAWTPAASMLSRRSSAGVAVLEGAMYVAGGNDGASCLNSVERYSPKAGAWESVAPMNIRRSTHDLVAMDGWLYAVGGNDGSSSLNSIEKYNPRTNKWVAASCMFTRRSSVGVAVLELLNFPPPSSPTLSVSSTSL
- the KLHL17 gene encoding kelch-like protein 17 isoform X2 — protein: MQPRSECPAGRTQSPENGSPEPGPDTPPPPPPPPPPPPQPPAPEPERSRARQARPTAPMEGALQLLSRDGHTVSHNSKRHYHDAFVAMSRMRQRGLLCDIVLHVAAKEIRAHKVVLASCSPYFHAMFTNEMSESRQTHVTLHDIDPQALDQLVQFAYTAEIVVGEGNVQTLLPAASLLQLNGVRDACCKFLLSQLDPSNCLGIRGFADTHSCSDLLKAAHRYVLQHFVDVAKTEEFMLLPLKQVLELVSSDSLNVPSEEDVYRAVLSWVKHDVDARRQHVPRLMKCVRLPLLSRDFLLGHVDAESLVRHHPDCKDLLIEALKFHLLPEQRGVLGTSRTRPRRCEGAGPVLFAVGGGSLFAIHGDCEAYDTRADRWHVVASMSTRRARVGVAAVGNHLYAVGGYDGTSDLATVESYNPVTNTWQPEVSMGTRRSCLGVASLHGLLYAAGGYDGASCLNSGVSSCDCQHGVLVIPQGRAGPGARAAFLPPLKVGGISGVHSAERYDPLTGTWTSVAAMSTRRRYVRVAMLDGHLFAVGGYDSSSHLATVEKYEPQVNAWTPAASMLSRRSSAGVAVLEGAMYVAGGNDGASCLNSVERSTHDLVAMDGWLYAVGGNDGSSSLNSIEKYNPRTNKWVAASCMFTRRSSVGVAVLELLNFPPPSSPTLSVSSTSL
- the KLHL17 gene encoding kelch-like protein 17 isoform X1; translated protein: MQPRSECPAGRTQSPENGSPEPGPDTPPPPPPPPPPPPQPPAPEPERSRARQARPTAPMEGALQLLSRDGHTVSHNSKRHYHDAFVAMSRMRQRGLLCDIVLHVAAKEIRAHKVVLASCSPYFHAMFTNEMSESRQTHVTLHDIDPQALDQLVQFAYTAEIVVGEGNVQTLLPAASLLQLNGVRDACCKFLLSQLDPSNCLGIRGFADTHSCSDLLKAAHRYVLQHFVDVAKTEEFMLLPLKQVLELVSSDSLNVPSEEDVYRAVLSWVKHDVDARRQHVPRLMKCVRLPLLSRDFLLGHVDAESLVRHHPDCKDLLIEALKFHLLPEQRGVLGTSRTRPRRCEGAGPVLFAVGGGSLFAIHGDCEAYDTRADRWHVVASMSTRRARVGVAAVGNHLYAVGGYDGTSDLATVESYNPVTNTWQPEVSMGTRRSCLGVASLHGLLYAAGGYDGASCLNSGVSSCDCQHGVLVIPQGRAGPGARAAFLPPLKVGGISGVHSAERYDPLTGTWTSVAAMSTRRRYVRVAMLDGHLFAVGGYDSSSHLATVEKYEPQVNAWTPAASMLSRRSSAGVAVLEGAMYVAGGNDGASCLNSVERYSPKAGAWESVAPMNIRRSTHDLVAMDGWLYAVGGNDGSSSLNSIEKYNPRTNKWVAASCMFTRRSSVGVAVLELLNFPPPSSPTLSVSSTSL